A segment of the Carya illinoinensis cultivar Pawnee chromosome 1, C.illinoinensisPawnee_v1, whole genome shotgun sequence genome:
ccggggcgaTCTTTTGCTAGGAAATCTTATTACATTAAAATCCCCACCAATGCATCATGGAACCTCCCACGAAGAACAAAGTCCAGCCAGCTCATCCCACAGCCTTCTCCTCTCGCTATCCAAATTAGGCCCATAAACCCTAGCAAAGGCCCATAGAAACCCATCTTTGGAATTTTTGAAAGAACACCCCACCGAGTATTCCCCTATAAACTCATCGATGCACTCTACAACCCTCTTATCCCACATAACCAATATGCCCCCCGAGGCCCCTTTCGATGGTAAGTATATCCAACCTACAAATTGACAATTCCAAATGCTTCTAATAATTCTTCTACTAATAAGTTTCAACTTTGTTTCCTGCAAACAAATGACGTCCACCTTCCATTTCCTTAACATAGCTCTTATGCGAAGACGTTTATTAGACTCATTCAACCCCTGACATTCCAACTCagaatttttggcttcattAACAAACTGCTCCAGCCCTTCCCTTATTTCTTCCCCTACTCGCACTCCCCTCCTTTCCATTGTAATTTATGGACCACGTCAAACGCTTCAGCTCCCTATCTCTTTTTGACCCTACACCCTGATGTCTTGCTGCAATGGCTGTAATTAAAGCTTTAAACTGCTCCTCGTACCCCACACATGAAATCCCCAAGCTTTGAAGATCCTCAACCTTTTTTAATAACCAATCAGTGGAAATACTAGGGGGAACCACGTTTAAAGGGGTGGGGTCCTCTCCtacagcctcctcctcctctgttGAAAAATTACTGGGATCATACAACATCAACATACCTTCCCCCTTATCCGAAGAACACCCTTCATCCACCGCAGCCACTGTTTTATCTTGAATCCCCTCACACGGCACCCTGAAGGACTCTTGTTTCTCCTCAGGCTGATCTAATGGTATAGCCACCTGCTCTAGTGGCCCAGAACAGGTCGCCGGAGTGTTCTGTGATGACCCACTAGGAGAAGACCCTCCCTGAGCAGCTCCTGCCCCATCACTGGAAAGATTAGGCTCAATCCCGTTGATTGGACCCTCCACCTCCCCCTCCAGCGACTGTACGACCACCGGCGAACGTCGCTTGAGCCGCAGCTCATGGTTGGCCGTTTCTGTGCCAGACCCACCCCAGGACTCAAGCCCGATGGTAGGGTTGTTTGGTGTAGATGAATGGTCTTTCTATGTTCGTTCTTTTAGGTGTCAAGTTTCGCATGGTTAAATCTTTTGGTTTATGAAATTACTCGCTTGTCTTTCTATTTCAAGATTTATTACCCATTGTCTATGTTAAATATGACTTAAGCAATTTCTAACTTTCTAGCCTTGTCATTCTCAGCATACTAATGATGAAGCCTTGTTTGGGACTATGGAGAAAACACTGCGATTGCTTGAGATGGGTTTCTCCGAGAATGAAGTTTCATTAGCAATTGAGAAGTATGGTGagtaatttataattttgaatattcaTAAGCACCACTCGACCTGACAAGAGACAATGGGTCACTCATAATACTCTTTGCCCTTGCACAAGTCTTGTACTTACCTTCTTCTTATGTATATTTAATCTGGGCTTttgaatgtttttttatttcaacttttGCTGGCAATTATGTGTCCCAAAAATCCACATGATATCcagactttttattttatagaagattaGCTGGTGTCACTTTGgtaaatacataaaaatctcatattcactcaatttcatcttttgtccccAATGCTACAGACTACATATTCGTTTAGCTTGTTCCAAACTCCGATAATTGGTTATTTGTTGTCTTCAGGTATAGAAGTTCCACTTTCGGAGCTTGCTGACTCCATATTTTCTGATCATGTTGCCAGTAGCTGTGTTGGAGGAAATAAGGTTTTAGTACCTTCTTATTATAAAGTTTCCAATTTGTTtgcttaattaataatttcagttttaaaAGCATTATAAATTTAGCTTCTTGTATCCTTTTTCTAATACCGGTAGTGCTCTCTGGTTTCACAATGGCCTGCAGCAGTTCCCTTTCATGTGGTTTACTTGATGACTTGCGTCATATGTGCTTATCAAGATAATCTAGTTACAACAGAATATAATAAATGTGTAGATAAAGTATGAATATGAACTATACGATCTTGAGAGTAATAGTAAAGAAAAAGCTTAAGATCTTAGAGACGTTGGAAAGTTGCATTGGTCCCACGCATTCAAATTTACAACACTGCTTGCCACCTTGATGTTGATGTCATATATTGTGAATCCTGGTTTTACGAGCTCTATGCCATGGATGACCTTACAAATTAGGGATTTTCTTGTCAATTGTCACATATCTTCTGTGTTTTAGGCTCTCAGTTCAGTTAGTCTAACAAGTTTAGTGCTCGAATTTTTAGTCAAATTTCTGTATTATAGGTTTGATTGTTTCTGTGCATGCTATGATGATAAGGTCATGTATGGTCACCTTATGATCTATTTTTGGGTTACTAACGACAAACCTTGTATTGTTTTGTTGCAGTATTCCTCAAATACTTTTGGTACAGTAAAAGTGAAGACGGAGGATTTTGGTCTAGGTACTGTTTCTCGTTCGGGAAAAATCACTATAGGAGAAACCTCTGTATTAAAAAGGCCAAAACAAGAGTATTTTGACGACTGTCCTGGTGCTGCTTCTCTGTCTAGGCATGCTGATTTTGGGGAAAGTAGTAAGAGGAAAAGACCAAAACAGGAGTACGTTGATGACTCAAGCTCTTTTGCTGACACCACTGGGGTGGAAGAAAAGTTTGACCCAAAAATCAGTTTCGGAAGGCCAAATCCTTTTAAAGCAAATCCGTCCAAGAGTCTTGATCGAATGGCAGCTAAACCTCCATATTTCTTTTATGGAAACATTGTGAATGTATCTCATGACTCTTGGATAAAAATTTCACAGTTCTTGTATTCAATTGAGCCTGAATTTGCTAATGCTCAGTTGTTCTCGGCCTTGATTAGAAAGGAAGGCTACATACACAACCTTCCAACTGAGAATAGGTTTCACATCCTTCCAAGGTCTCCTATGACCATCGAAGATGCTGTACCACATACAAAGAAGTGGTGGCCATCATGGGATACAAGGAAGCAGTTGAACTGCATCAGCTCTGAAACTAATGGAATATCTCAGCTTTGTGCTAGGCTTGGGAGGATAGTAGCCGATTCTCGAGGACTGCCATCATCTGAACAGCAGAGAGATATCATTCATCATTGCAGGACATCGAATCTTGTATGGGTTGGTCAGTATAAACTGGCTCCTATAGAGCCTGAACATATAGAGTGTATGTTGGGCTACCCGTTAAATCACACTCAAGCTGCTGAGAGTAGTTTAATAGAAAGACTTACATCACTCAAATACGGCTTCCAGACAGACACATTGGGCTATCATCTTTCAGCATTGAAGTCAATGTACCCAGAAGGATTGACAATGTTGTCTTTCTATAGCGGAATTGGTGGGGCAGAAGTTGCTTTAAACCGGCTTGGCATCCACTTGAAAGGTGTTGTTTCTGTAGAGACTTCTGAAACAAAGAGGAAGATTCTGAGAAGGTGGTGGCAAAGTAGCGGACAAACCGGGGAGTTGGTGCAGATTGAAGACATTCAGAGACTTACAAGTAACAGGATAGAAAGTCTCTTCAAGAATTTTGGCGGTTTTGACTTGGTCGTTTGTCAGAACCCATGTGCTCACTTTTCAAGTTCTAAAATGGCAGCAGAAGATGACTCTCTCCCAGTTTTTGACTTCTCATTGTTTTATGAGTTCGTTCGTGTTCTGCAACGTGTAAGAAGTATGATGGAAAAAAAGAGGTGAGTAGtcgtaattattatttttttatttgctaCTGTGCTATTGTCTGGTACATCTAATTCATCAATGACCAATAGTACAGTTCTTATAGAAGTCAAATGAGATGTTTAATTCtagcaaaaaataaatgcatcTTAATTACTTTGGATGGTAGTTGAGCTGCATACGAATTACTATTTTTCAATGTTTGTCTGAAACGTTTGGTAGATGCAGCTGACCCTTTGCTGTGCAGTCAGATCATATCATGGAAACTGGTTTCAGATGTTGTGATATCCCCATGCTGAGTGATGTGTATAGGTGGTGTATAGGATTTTACATTACGTGGGAGATAGAACATCTTTGtgtttataatgattccaatggAACTCCAATTATTCGATTGATCAGTCTTTTTAAGAGTATGGCCAATATGGCCAGGGCCTTTCCATGCCGTGTGTAGCAAATGGTATTTAGAGCCTATCCCACTCTAAAGTGTGAGATTTGAGCCGTGCCACCTATAATGAAATGTCCtggattttttaaatttgaaaaggaGAGATTGTGATACTTCAAGGTAAGTGATGTGGTGGTATATAAGAtctcataaataatttcaatggGGTTTTAATTGTCTTATGACTCCTATTGACTAGTCTTAAAGTTAGCTTAATAGGGCTTGGCCTTCCCTTTGGGTATTACAGATGTTTTGTTTTAACTTTCAAGTCCAAATGTTCAATAAGCCAACAGCCGTTGATGCACTTCAAAAAAC
Coding sequences within it:
- the LOC122317366 gene encoding probable inactive DNA (cytosine-5)-methyltransferase DRM3 isoform X2, with product MGISDSNGEKAVVPKEEILDFELSPNTLYSRHVGDNVASSSGTNIRSFFIGMGFLPSLVDKAVEENGEDNVDLLLETLFAYSALQKSNSESSDSLDSLFDDKEDSSPPEIPTVIQPKEEPDAYSGVEDDKRASLLMMKFSVNEVDFAIDKLGEDAPINELVDFITAAQIAQEFEKDTDDSIHDDEVRNEHTNDEALFGTMEKTLRLLEMGFSENEVSLAIEKYGIEVPLSELADSIFSDHVASSCVGGNKYSSNTFGTVKVKTEDFGLGTVSRSGKITIGETSVLKRPKQEYFDDCPGAASLSRHADFGESSKRKRPKQEYVDDSSSFADTTGVEEKFDPKISFGRPNPFKANPSKSLDRMAAKPPYFFYGNIVNVSHDSWIKISQFLYSIEPEFANAQLFSALIRKEGYIHNLPTENRFHILPRSPMTIEDAVPHTKKWWPSWDTRKQLNCISSETNGISQLCARLGRIVADSRGLPSSEQQRDIIHHCRTSNLVWVGQYKLAPIEPEHIECMLGYPLNHTQAAESSLIERLTSLKYGFQTDTLGYHLSALKSMYPEGLTMLSFYSGIGGAEVALNRLGIHLKGVVSVETSETKRKILRRWWQSSGQTGELVQIEDIQRLTSNRIESLFKNFGGFDLVVCQNPCAHFSSSKMAAEDDSLPVFDFSLFYEFVRVLQRVRSMMEKKR
- the LOC122317366 gene encoding probable inactive DNA (cytosine-5)-methyltransferase DRM3 isoform X1; its protein translation is MGISDSNGEKAVVPKEEILDFELSPNTLYSRHVGGASDSNGGKAVLPNPKEEILDFNFPPNTLYSRHVGDNVASSSGTNIRSFFIGMGFLPSLVDKAVEENGEDNVDLLLETLFAYSALQKSNSESSDSLDSLFDDKEDSSPPEIPTVIQPKEEPDAYSGVEDDKRASLLMMKFSVNEVDFAIDKLGEDAPINELVDFITAAQIAQEFEKDTDDSIHDDEVRNEHTNDEALFGTMEKTLRLLEMGFSENEVSLAIEKYGIEVPLSELADSIFSDHVASSCVGGNKYSSNTFGTVKVKTEDFGLGTVSRSGKITIGETSVLKRPKQEYFDDCPGAASLSRHADFGESSKRKRPKQEYVDDSSSFADTTGVEEKFDPKISFGRPNPFKANPSKSLDRMAAKPPYFFYGNIVNVSHDSWIKISQFLYSIEPEFANAQLFSALIRKEGYIHNLPTENRFHILPRSPMTIEDAVPHTKKWWPSWDTRKQLNCISSETNGISQLCARLGRIVADSRGLPSSEQQRDIIHHCRTSNLVWVGQYKLAPIEPEHIECMLGYPLNHTQAAESSLIERLTSLKYGFQTDTLGYHLSALKSMYPEGLTMLSFYSGIGGAEVALNRLGIHLKGVVSVETSETKRKILRRWWQSSGQTGELVQIEDIQRLTSNRIESLFKNFGGFDLVVCQNPCAHFSSSKMAAEDDSLPVFDFSLFYEFVRVLQRVRSMMEKKR